The Denticeps clupeoides chromosome 1, fDenClu1.1, whole genome shotgun sequence genome segment ACATGGATAACAAATTCTGAAGAGGAgcgagggaggggaaaaaaattcctATCAGCTTTTAATGGCTTTGAAGATCTCTCAGATATGGTGGAGTATACAAGGCAACACCACATGCTCTTtattacacaaaaataaataaatattacacacatacatatacatacacacatagatacgttttctattattttctgATATTCTAAAAACCCTCTAAAACTTTCAGCCTATATAAACACCCTAAACGGTGCCCATGCCCAGCTTTTCTTACCATGGACTGGAAATATTCAGGAGACAGTCCTTCTAGCTCCAAGATTCTGTCCTCCAGATTTTTCAGACGCTGGTACACACTCAATGGCACTGGtcccgctggggacaggaatgAAAAGTCTGTTTagcatcttttttcttttaaaatgttaacacaTTCTACCATGTCCTACTGCTGACAATCCAGTTTAAAAAACTGTACAATACTACTTAAGACTTGATTAGAGAGAAGTCTATGAGTAACAAAACTAGTTCTTAAGTACTGGTTTTAAATAGATTACAAGGAGtgagaaccagaagatccaggggTTAACCAGGGGTTCCCCATCTTCTTTCTGGAGCACTCCGCCCCTACAGCGAGTTTCATCACAAACCATCGCTTAATTAGAATCAGGTGATTATTAACAACCTAATGATGTGTGAAAGCAGAGGGTTAGAAGGAAAACACTGTCAAGGGGCATCCAGGAAAAAGATGGGGAACATCTGTCAAATTatttatcatcatcatttaatcaaaggataaaaatgaaacaataaaatgtaaacctttttttttttttttttttaaatcagtggtTGAGCATTTTATGTTCTGGTGTATGAAAACCAACTAAATTATAAAGCACTTATGAAGCACATTCAGTCCTAGGACCCAAAGTGCTCTATagagaaatgaaaaggaaaaaaaagagagcaaaatgatatataaagagaaataaaaaataaaatcagctCATAAAATAAGGtaagattttaaaaaacataaaatcacataaaaactATTGAAAGTCAACATTTTACAGTGTGTCGAAAACCAAAGAGAAGAGATGGGTTTTTAAATGTGACTTAAAAACTGAGAGTGAGGAAGCCTGTCTTACATACAGGGGCAAGTCATTCCACAGTCTCAGAGCTGCAGTTGCAAAAGCACGCTCTATGCTTAGGCTTGGTTACGCAAGTCTTAAAAGCAGataaaagaatttaaaaaaacgaaTTCTTAAATGAACAGGTAACCAATGAAGCAGGGATTACAGTATCAAAGTGCTGCTTAGAAAGAATCGGCTTCATTTTACTCAACTGTATCAACTGGAGGAAGCTAGATTTGGCAGTCAAACTAAAGGTCACCATCCACCTTTACCCCCAAATTAGATACTGTAGACCTATTAAGCCAAAGAGCCTAACTCTCAGTTGGAGGTCTCAGTGGAACACTCAAAGATCATTACCTCTtatcataattacattttgagAAGTTATAGGACAGCCAGGCCCTAAAGTCTTCAGGACATTTTAGAAAAGGCGAGTCAGAATAAGGGTCTTTTTTATCTTCAAAGGAACATAGATCTGTCAGTCATGCGCATAGCAGTGGACTACTATAAGATGCTTCCAATAGggaatataaaacaaaaaggactTAAAACTGAGCCCTGGGGCATACTATAGAGCATATATACAGCAGAGGAAGACACATGGTCACTTAGGTAACAGAAAGTTTGATCCTTCAAATAAGACTTTAACCACTCTATACCCCTGATGTTCACCAACCACTCCAAATGCGAAAATTAAAATAGCATGATATACAGTATCAAAAGCCACagtcaagttaaaaaaaaaaaaaagaaacaaaaaaacaacaaaaaaaagaccaacaCAGTCTCCAGAGTGACAGTGCAAAGACCTAAAACCAGACAATGAGCTGattataaaagtgttttttaaagaattttagAAAGAAAAGGCAGAGATGGGCCTGTAATGATTCAGAACTGTAGGGTCAAGAGAGGGTTTTTTTGACCATAGGCTGGACAACTGCATGCTTAAAATCTTTTTGAACAACACTTGAAGATTGGTAAACAGCAGTCTGTCTAAGAACACAAGCTGGTACTGACCTGTAGGGAGCCTCAGATGGGTCTCGATGTTGTTAAGCCTCTCCTCAATGGCTGGGTTCCCACAGTCTCTGGCTGCCGTGCCCTGCTGAAGCCCACCTGGCTCAACATGGGTCCCCTGTCGAGTCTGCGGGCCATAGGTGTTCACTACACGCGTCACTGCAAGTACAAAAAATTATTCACTGATGGACAGGTGTGTAGAGAAATCTACAACATGCCAGATTCATCCAGTATTACGTTGTAGGCTGGTTTCTGCACTGGTGTACATTTACCTTTAATGTGACTTTTGAAGCCAGGGTAAGGCGTGAAAACTGCATCAGTTCTGGCACAACTGTTTTCTGGATAAAGTAAGCAGACTGGGTGAGCAGATGCAAACTGACCAAATGTGGGATGAGCAGTACGTCTGTGTGGAACAGGTTACCAATGCAAATCAGGCCAAATAAAAACTGACAGTATGTTGGTATGTCACCTAAACTTTGTCCGGTATCTAATTCGActaaacaccaaaacaaaccATATTTAATAGACCAATGCTGATCTCTTTACCTCCCAATAGGTCTACTAATCGcaatcatttacagcatttatctcaAGAGCAATCATGTGGTCATGATATTGCCTGTTAGCTTGTacttgcttacggccataccagtcaaagaacgcccaatctcatctgatctcggaagcgaagaaggcttgggcctggttagtacttggatgggagactgcctgggaataccaggttctgtaagctttaactattgattaattattttagtttaacttttttacatcactttgttagtttatttctaaagtaagttaccCATAGTAAGCTTtaattatggggcagtggtggcctaccggttaagaTAGCGACCCCAAAAATCAGAAGTTTCTAATCCCGAccctcaaggtgccactgagcaaagcacactgctccccgggcgcctgtcatggctgcccactgctcactaagggttctggttaaaaacagagggcacatttcgttgtgtcaccgtgtgctgtgctgtgctgctgtgtttcacaatgacaatcacttcacttttacctgCAAACACTTTCTAGGAACAAAGAAATTGCAATTCTGTGCTGACAATATGGATATTTACATGCAATATATAGCAACATTGAACACAGAAATCAATATTCACAggaataaatattcaaaatgaaTAGTTTGGTAATGAAAACTAATGTTTAAAATTTTGTCAGTATATTCTGAACGTAAAAGATTTTTTGGCTGATCTTATGTAGTTGTTGGAACAGCGGCACCTTCTAAAATAGGCAAAAATGTCTCTGTTTGGCTTCTTCCATCGGGGTTGCCAGAGTGGACCAACCGGTAAAGTTTACACTTTACCTAGGCTTgagaccggcaccaagaaatacgaGATCACATGTGAGATGAATTCAAATCAAGCTACAAAACATGCTGTTGGAGTAAAGAGCTTGGCAGTGTAACCTGACAAATGCTTTAGTTTCCTATGGATGGGAGCAGGTACTATTTGGAGTTGGTTTTAGTAAACTGCCCCACCCCTCACTCAGTCTAAACAGACAGAGCCACACTGACCTTGATTGCAGTCGATCACATTGCAGAACTCACGCACGTTGTTCTCATTGATCTCCAGCTGCTTGCGCTCAATGAACGCACAAATCCTCCTATCAATCTACACCGCACAAGTACAAAGATGTTGCAAGATGTTAATGTTGCTTGGCTCAAAAGCACTCTGCCTTTCTTACCTCACAATTACTGCAAGTTTCAGTTTAAAGACCTAATTATCATTGCACGATCACACTTAGTACAATAGTACAACGAAATTGGTCTTGTCCACCAACAGCTCACTTTTCAACCAGGCCAgctcatttaaatgcacacatgaAAATTGTATGTTTATCATTTACTTTCTCAAACCCAACAGATTATTTCAACCTTTAAAATCCTAGAACATGTTTAAAAGGAGACCAGAAATCCTACCTCTGACTTCCCCGCTTTAATCTGAACAATGCTCTCATCCAGCTGTGGTCGGGCTGCAGGTTTTCCATCTCTGATTTCACCAGCTGTGGTCTGTATTGATTCCCTGGCCACTGTCTCCCCTCCATTTGTCTCACCCATTGCGGACAGTGACTGGGCTTCCACAATTGGCTTGAGATTGCAGGATATtgtcttaaaaagaaaattggGCATTCCAGACTCGGTTCTAGCTTTACATGAGAAATAGGCAttaaacaagaataaaaaaaaaaaatcaaagtgaGAGTTCATCTCTGACGAGGCTGTACCTGTA includes the following:
- the mbip gene encoding MAP3K12-binding inhibitory protein 1 is translated as MAEQRGVNEGVGAESKQSNNVAQSNGSVAPDATFGDHFTALVKAVADFASELKTDPAVLCITSGVSPAALSFLKPAQVYACLQRHIIALQTISCNLKPIVEAQSLSAMGETNGGETVARESIQTTAGEIRDGKPAARPQLDESIVQIKAGKSEIDRRICAFIERKQLEINENNVREFCNVIDCNQENSCARTDAVFTPYPGFKSHIKVTRVVNTYGPQTRQGTHVEPGGLQQGTAARDCGNPAIEERLNNIETHLRLPTAGPVPLSVYQRLKNLEDRILELEGLSPEYFQSMNFLHKRPKPSASQAYSLTELDVKISAVKSALMKRMSEFRSSEAPDFPF